Proteins from a single region of Xenopus laevis strain J_2021 chromosome 9_10S, Xenopus_laevis_v10.1, whole genome shotgun sequence:
- the dcun1d3.S gene encoding DCN1-like protein 3 — MRESWLERSSGWYADSYGTSVNRVSGTVGTALALGILIMGQCVTKCKNPSSTLGSKNGERESSKPHKRSSSHKEEQMSICGKASGEILINGTKKGDASLEASQPLSTGGDTKKKEQQGVGVELSSVQRIEELFWRYKDKREDAILEEGMERFCDDLCVDPTEFRVLVLAWKFQAATMCKFTRKEFFEGCKAINADSIEGICARFAGLLNEAKHEDKFKDLYRFTFQFGLDSEEGQRSLHREIAIALWKLVFTQNKPLILDQWLDFLSENPSGIKGISRDTWNMFLNFTQVIGPDLGNYSEEEAWPSLFDTFVEWEMERRKSNGETKCSHTDHQRRDEQT, encoded by the exons GTTAGAGCGCTCCTCTGGATGGTATGCTGACTCATATGGAACATCGGTTAATAGGGTGTCTGGTACAGTGGGGACGGCTCTAGCACTGGGCATACTCATCATGGGCCAGTGTGTCACCAAGTGCAAGAATCCTTCATCCACGTTGGGCAGTAAAAATGGTGAGCGGGAATCGAGCAAGCCCCACAAGCGCAGCTCCAGCCACAAGGAAGAGCAAATGTCCATCTGCGGGAAGGCCTCCGGGGAAATTCTAATCAATGGAACCAAGAAAGGAGACGCCTCTTTAGAAGCCAGTCAGCCTCTGTCAACTGGAGGTGACACTAAGAAAAAGGAACAACAGGGTGTTGGCGTGGAGTTGTCTTCTGTGCAGAGAATTGAGGAATTGTTTTGGCGATATAAGGACAAGCGAGAAGATGCCATCTTAGAAGAAGGCATGGAACGGTTTTGCGACGACCTGTGTGTGGATCCAACTGAATTTAGAGTACTGGTTCTAGCGTGGAAATTTCAGGCGGCTACCATGTGCAAGTTTACCCG GAAGGAGTTTTTCGAGGGCTGCAAAGCAATAAACGCAGACAGTATAGAAGGCATTTGCGCCCGATTTGCCGGCCTGCTAAACGAAGCCAAACATGAGGATAAGTTTAAGGATCTTTATCGCTTCACCTTTCAGTTTGGCCTGGACTCTGAAGAAGGGCAGCGGTCGCTTCACCGGGAAATAGCCATCGCCCTGTGGAAGCTAGTGTTCACccaaaacaaaccccttattttgGACCAATGGTTAGACTTCCTAAGTGAGAACCCCTCAGGAATCAAGGGAATCTCCCGGGACACTTGGAACATGTTCCTAAACTTTACTCAGGTGATTGGACCGGACCTCGGCAATTACAGCGAGGAGGAGGCCTGGCCGAGTCTCTTCGATACATTTGTGGAATGGGAAATGGAGCGAAGGAAAAGCAACGGGGAAACCAAATGTTCACACACAGACCATCAGAGAAGAGATGAGCAGACTTAG